A window from Actinomycetospora corticicola encodes these proteins:
- a CDS encoding maleylpyruvate isomerase family mycothiol-dependent enzyme: MDTQRWTEAVEADGRELGRLCRERPEAVVRSCPDWTGAELLAHASGFCRTLAELFAGGRDAREPALDVRRDEALTSWDDDLAALLQLLATTDPATPVVNWSVRPDDAAYWYRRAAHEFAIHRWDAATTAEDEPAPVPADLARDGIEEFFEAFVATAVTYGRIPPKDGTMVLELTDLDETLRHDLPRPGAETVVRGTASDVVLALWHRRDPLSLHVGGDPAVLRTWPHI, encoded by the coding sequence GTGGATACGCAGCGGTGGACCGAGGCGGTCGAGGCCGACGGGCGCGAGCTGGGCCGGCTCTGTCGGGAGCGGCCCGAGGCGGTCGTCCGCAGCTGCCCGGACTGGACGGGGGCCGAGCTGCTCGCCCACGCGTCCGGGTTCTGCCGCACCCTGGCCGAGTTGTTCGCCGGCGGCCGCGACGCGCGCGAGCCCGCCCTCGACGTCCGGCGCGACGAGGCCCTGACCTCCTGGGACGACGACCTGGCCGCCCTCCTGCAGCTCCTCGCCACGACCGACCCCGCCACGCCCGTCGTGAACTGGAGCGTCCGCCCGGACGACGCCGCCTACTGGTACCGGCGGGCGGCCCACGAGTTCGCGATCCACCGCTGGGACGCCGCGACCACCGCCGAGGATGAGCCCGCCCCGGTCCCCGCCGACCTCGCCCGCGACGGCATCGAGGAGTTCTTCGAGGCGTTCGTCGCGACCGCCGTCACCTACGGACGCATCCCGCCGAAGGACGGGACGATGGTCCTGGAGCTCACCGACCTCGACGAGACGCTGCGGCACGACCTCCCGCGTCCCGGTGCGGAGACCGTCGTCCGCGGGACCGCGTCGGACGTCGTCCTGGCCCTCTGGCACCGGCGCGACCCGCTCTCCCTGCACGTCGGCGGCGATCCCGCCGTCCTCCGGACCTGGCCGCACATCTGA
- a CDS encoding HNH endonuclease signature motif containing protein, translated as MSISAADQAVIDRARQAMTAARLAEHALLTAIGEVAETAAWTATGHRDLGRFLEELWRLDHAHAAHLLRHAEQTLPMVALSGQDLPPRLPASARAAADGAIGEEHLRVLVRTMDRIRAIADIEPEQVTAAEDLLAQTARQLSPRGLERVAARLLATLDPDGAAPGEPDEPDDEWLLVHRRDGTLAFTGHIHSAADVELLLETLDALSGPAGPDDTRPLGARRAEALLDLCAAAHTPTGLIDPHHPEPRAEATGESGGSDEDTDEDTDPDTDLDTDLDTDPWPTGPADFRDPDGEDSDLDRRHGRLHLVPDDPDDTDDTDDTDDTDEPDLMGDEPHPMGGEPRAAPPVTPPPAPSRPGAHRAARLPIPARAQIAVTIPLDWLRDQVGHAEFDTGRALDPATARRLACDAQILPVVLGTRSEPLELGRATYAVTEALRRLLTLRDRGCAHPGCTRRPRRCHAHHIRHWIDGGPTDPDNLVLLCRYHHHLIHHGGWDIHMINGRPWFLPPPWTDPQRQPIPGNGNPPGTVAA; from the coding sequence ATGAGCATCAGCGCCGCCGACCAGGCGGTGATCGACCGGGCCCGCCAGGCCATGACGGCCGCCCGCCTCGCCGAGCACGCCCTGCTCACCGCGATCGGCGAAGTGGCTGAGACCGCCGCCTGGACCGCCACGGGACACCGCGACCTCGGCCGCTTCCTCGAAGAACTCTGGCGCCTCGACCACGCCCACGCCGCCCACCTGCTCCGCCACGCCGAACAGACCCTGCCCATGGTCGCGCTCTCCGGCCAGGACCTCCCCCCACGGCTCCCAGCGTCCGCCCGCGCCGCCGCCGACGGCGCCATCGGCGAGGAACACCTCCGCGTCCTGGTACGGACCATGGACCGCATCCGCGCGATCGCCGACATCGAACCCGAACAGGTCACCGCCGCCGAGGACCTCCTCGCGCAGACCGCCCGACAGCTCTCCCCGCGCGGCCTCGAACGCGTCGCCGCCCGCCTGCTCGCCACCCTCGACCCCGACGGCGCCGCCCCCGGCGAACCCGACGAACCCGACGACGAATGGCTGCTCGTCCACCGCCGCGACGGCACCCTCGCCTTCACCGGCCACATCCACAGCGCCGCCGACGTCGAACTGCTCCTCGAAACCCTCGACGCCCTCTCTGGACCCGCCGGCCCCGACGACACCCGCCCCCTCGGCGCCCGCCGCGCCGAAGCCCTGCTCGACCTCTGCGCCGCCGCCCACACCCCCACCGGACTCATCGACCCCCACCACCCCGAACCCCGGGCCGAGGCGACCGGCGAGAGCGGAGGATCCGACGAGGACACCGACGAGGACACCGACCCGGACACCGACCTGGACACCGACCTGGACACCGACCCGTGGCCGACCGGCCCCGCGGACTTCCGCGACCCCGACGGCGAGGACTCCGACCTCGACCGCCGCCACGGCCGACTCCACCTCGTCCCCGACGACCCCGACGACACCGACGACACCGACGACACCGACGACACCGACGAGCCCGACCTCATGGGCGACGAGCCCCACCCCATGGGCGGCGAGCCGCGCGCGGCACCGCCCGTGACCCCGCCGCCCGCACCCTCCCGACCCGGCGCCCACCGAGCCGCGCGGCTACCCATCCCCGCCCGCGCCCAGATCGCGGTCACCATCCCCCTGGACTGGTTGCGCGACCAGGTCGGCCACGCCGAATTCGACACCGGACGGGCGCTGGACCCCGCCACCGCGCGGCGCCTCGCCTGCGACGCCCAAATCCTCCCCGTCGTCCTGGGCACCCGCAGCGAACCCCTCGAACTCGGCCGCGCCACCTACGCCGTCACCGAAGCCCTCCGCCGCCTGCTGACCCTGCGCGACCGCGGCTGCGCCCACCCCGGCTGCACCCGCCGACCCCGCCGCTGCCACGCCCACCACATCCGGCACTGGATCGACGGCGGCCCCACCGACCCCGACAACCTCGTCCTGCTCTGCCGCTACCACCACCACCTCATCCACCACGGCGGCTGGGACATCCACATGATCAACGGCCGCCCCTGGTTCCTCCCCCCACCCTGGACCGACCCCCAACGACAACCCATCCCCGGCAACGGCAACCCACCCGGCACCGTCGCCGCGTGA
- a CDS encoding ABC transporter substrate-binding protein, with the protein MRRSLVAVVAVLVALLAGCSGGEQPAGAPGAPAGDGTFPVTVPTAFGDVTVPQAPQRVVALGWSDAETALALGVQPVGASDWLAVGGDGLGPWVTQRYTTPPQKLGTLEVDLEQVAALQPDLILDTRASGTRERHDQLAQLGVPVVGIPAGGENYLTPWRDQLRMVGAALGKSQEAARLQSELENRFAQARQQNPALNGATVVSGAKNTLGEYAAYVGRTGRVEFLRELGLVNSPAVEAVPTENFSVPVSRERMNLLDARVTIMQAISGNAADITGDPLWGTVPSVAAGRGIVLDDQALSNAFASSSVPGQLYALDRMVAPIAAAVAKP; encoded by the coding sequence GTGCGTAGATCGCTCGTCGCCGTCGTCGCCGTGCTCGTCGCCCTCCTCGCCGGCTGTTCCGGCGGGGAGCAGCCGGCCGGCGCCCCTGGCGCTCCGGCCGGGGACGGGACCTTCCCCGTCACCGTGCCGACCGCCTTCGGCGACGTGACCGTCCCGCAGGCACCGCAGCGGGTGGTCGCCCTCGGCTGGAGCGACGCCGAGACCGCCCTGGCGCTCGGCGTCCAGCCTGTCGGCGCGTCGGACTGGCTCGCCGTCGGCGGCGACGGCCTCGGCCCGTGGGTGACCCAGCGCTACACGACGCCGCCGCAGAAGCTCGGCACGCTGGAGGTCGACCTCGAGCAGGTCGCCGCCCTGCAGCCCGACCTCATCCTCGACACCCGCGCGTCGGGCACCCGGGAGCGGCACGACCAGCTCGCCCAGCTCGGGGTTCCCGTCGTCGGGATCCCGGCCGGCGGCGAGAACTACCTGACGCCGTGGCGCGACCAGCTCCGGATGGTCGGCGCGGCGCTCGGGAAGTCCCAGGAGGCCGCCCGCCTGCAGTCCGAGCTGGAGAACCGCTTCGCGCAGGCCCGGCAGCAGAATCCGGCCCTGAACGGCGCGACCGTCGTCTCCGGCGCCAAGAACACGCTCGGCGAGTACGCGGCGTACGTCGGCCGGACCGGCCGTGTCGAGTTCCTGCGGGAGCTCGGGCTCGTGAACTCCCCGGCGGTCGAGGCCGTCCCGACGGAGAACTTCTCGGTGCCCGTCAGCCGCGAGCGGATGAACCTGCTCGACGCCCGCGTGACGATCATGCAGGCGATCAGCGGCAACGCCGCCGACATCACGGGCGACCCGCTCTGGGGCACCGTGCCGTCCGTCGCCGCGGGCCGCGGGATCGTGCTCGACGACCAGGCACTGTCGAACGCGTTCGCCAGCTCCTCGGTGCCGGGCCAGCTCTACGCCCTGGACCGCATGGTCGCGCCGATCGCCGCGGCGGTCGCCAAGCCGTGA
- a CDS encoding FecCD family ABC transporter permease translates to MTAVATVPEPPRTRRGAGTATTLLTAAALLVAVVASLAVGPRALPPSVVLDALTAFDPTNADHLVVTEVRLPRTLIGLLAGLALGPAGVLAQGLTRNPIAEPGILGLNTGAALAVVLAIGVLGIRSLTAYVWFGFLGAGLAAVVVAGVAGIGGRSASSPATLALAGAALTAGLGSVTTAVLLTDPDAFEDYRFWQVGSLAGRDLGIAGQAAPFVLAGLALALLCGPTLNALALGDDVARSFGRHVGRDRAVCGLALVVLAGAATAVAGPIAFVGLTVPHLVRALAGPDHRRLLPLAALAAPTLLLVADVVGRVVASPREVQVGIVTAVIGAPVFIWFVRRKRFVR, encoded by the coding sequence GTGACCGCCGTCGCCACCGTGCCCGAGCCGCCCCGCACCCGGCGCGGCGCGGGCACGGCGACGACGCTGCTCACGGCGGCCGCCCTGCTCGTCGCCGTCGTCGCGAGCCTCGCCGTCGGGCCCCGGGCCCTGCCGCCGTCGGTGGTGCTCGACGCGCTCACCGCGTTCGACCCGACGAACGCCGACCACCTGGTCGTCACCGAGGTCCGCCTCCCCCGCACCCTGATCGGGCTGCTCGCCGGGCTGGCCCTCGGTCCGGCCGGGGTCCTCGCGCAGGGGCTCACCCGCAATCCGATCGCCGAGCCCGGCATCCTCGGGCTCAACACCGGCGCCGCACTGGCCGTGGTGCTCGCGATCGGGGTGCTCGGCATCCGCTCGCTCACCGCCTACGTCTGGTTCGGCTTCCTGGGCGCCGGGCTCGCGGCGGTGGTCGTCGCCGGGGTCGCCGGGATCGGCGGGCGGTCGGCCAGCTCCCCCGCCACCCTCGCGCTCGCCGGCGCCGCCCTGACCGCGGGCCTCGGCTCCGTCACCACCGCCGTCCTGCTCACCGACCCGGACGCCTTCGAGGACTACCGCTTCTGGCAGGTCGGCTCGCTCGCCGGTCGCGACCTCGGGATCGCCGGACAGGCCGCACCCTTCGTCCTCGCGGGCCTCGCCCTCGCGCTGCTGTGCGGCCCGACGCTCAACGCCCTGGCCCTCGGCGACGACGTCGCCCGGTCCTTCGGCCGGCACGTCGGCCGGGACCGCGCGGTCTGCGGGCTCGCCCTCGTCGTGCTCGCGGGCGCCGCCACCGCCGTGGCCGGACCCATCGCCTTCGTCGGGCTGACCGTCCCGCACCTCGTGCGCGCGCTCGCCGGCCCCGACCACCGCAGGCTCCTCCCCCTGGCCGCCCTCGCGGCGCCGACCCTGCTGCTGGTCGCCGACGTCGTCGGCCGCGTGGTCGCGTCCCCCCGTGAGGTGCAGGTGGGCATCGTGACCGCCGTGATCGGGGCCCCGGTCTTCATCTGGTTCGTGCGACGGAAGCGCTTCGTCCGGTGA
- a CDS encoding iron chelate uptake ABC transporter family permease subunit yields the protein MTGTERTGARPDGAAALQEARARSRRRVGVAGAVLAAAVVVAFLATISLGDYPIAPGELLPSLVGSGPARVEFVVTRLRLPRALAGLAVGAALGLAGALFQRLLRNPLASPDVIGVGAGASAAAVTAFTVFGLSGAGVSAAAVLGAAGTATAIVLLARRGRAGGSGLHGVRFVLIGVGLGSALLAVVSWLMTTASLTTAQQTLLWLTGSLNNVTWAATTPLLVAVAVLLPAAFVAARALPRLELGDETAAALGLPVERARLALLAVGVLLVAAAVAVAGPVSFVALVAGPVAARLAGPGRSSLPHAALVGALLLLAADLVARHLIGDVPLPVGVVTGVVGAPYLLWLLARSRTRGAT from the coding sequence GTGACGGGGACGGAGCGCACCGGAGCTCGACCCGACGGGGCCGCGGCCCTGCAGGAGGCCCGGGCCCGGTCCCGACGACGGGTCGGGGTGGCCGGGGCGGTCCTCGCCGCCGCCGTGGTGGTCGCGTTCCTGGCGACCATCTCGCTCGGCGACTACCCGATCGCCCCGGGCGAGCTGCTGCCGTCGCTGGTCGGGAGCGGACCGGCCCGCGTCGAGTTCGTGGTCACCCGGCTCCGGCTGCCCCGTGCCCTGGCCGGGCTCGCCGTGGGCGCCGCCCTCGGCCTCGCGGGCGCGCTCTTCCAGCGGCTGCTCCGCAACCCCCTCGCCAGCCCGGACGTGATCGGCGTCGGGGCGGGCGCGAGCGCGGCCGCGGTCACGGCGTTCACCGTGTTCGGGCTGTCCGGGGCCGGGGTGTCCGCGGCCGCCGTGCTCGGGGCCGCCGGCACCGCCACCGCGATCGTGCTCCTCGCCCGCCGCGGGCGGGCCGGGGGCAGCGGCCTGCACGGCGTGCGGTTCGTGCTGATTGGGGTGGGCCTCGGCTCCGCCCTGCTCGCGGTCGTGTCCTGGCTCATGACGACGGCGTCGCTGACCACCGCCCAGCAGACCCTGCTCTGGCTCACCGGCAGCCTGAACAACGTCACGTGGGCGGCGACGACCCCGCTCCTCGTGGCCGTCGCGGTCCTCCTCCCGGCGGCGTTCGTGGCCGCCCGGGCCCTGCCCCGGCTCGAACTGGGCGACGAGACGGCAGCGGCGCTGGGCCTGCCGGTGGAGCGCGCCCGCCTCGCGCTGCTCGCGGTCGGCGTACTCCTGGTGGCCGCAGCGGTCGCCGTCGCGGGGCCGGTGTCGTTCGTCGCGCTGGTCGCCGGGCCGGTGGCCGCCCGCCTCGCGGGTCCCGGTCGGTCGTCGCTGCCGCACGCCGCCCTCGTCGGCGCCCTGCTCCTGCTGGCCGCCGACCTCGTCGCCCGCCACCTGATCGGCGACGTCCCCCTCCCGGTCGGCGTCGTCACCGGCGTCGTCGGCGCGCCCTACCTGTTGTGGCTGCTGGCCCGGTCACGGACCCGAGGAGCGACATGA
- a CDS encoding MSMEG_1061 family FMN-dependent PPOX-type flavoprotein — MSLSAERLTLRYDDRVVVDGLSVRLPPGRITAIVGPNACGKSTLLRGLGRLIAPAAGRVLLDGTDVRELPARELARRLGLLPQSPVAPEGITVADLVERGRSPHQGWFRGRSAADDAAVARAMTATGVADLAGRPVDELSGGQRQRVWIAMVLAQDTPTLLLDEPTTYLDMAHAVEVLDLLVDRNLGESTTVAVVLHDLDLAARYADHLIAMRDGAVVAEGTPAEVVTEAIVEQVFGIPARVVPDPVSGTPLVVPIGRHRVTPPTPVPEAVDDADALPDDRCGFTSEADLRAVVDDPHPLAVTKVGDHVDPTAAAFVAAAPLVVLASGRADGGLDVSPRGDPAGFVRVLDDGRRLVLPERPGNRRIDTLRNVVERPGTGLLFLVPGVTHVLRVSGRARVVDDPAVLALWEDPPPLALVVEVTDCFVHCSRALTRSEVWTRTEPVADVPGIKALAEAVWSAREQEQA, encoded by the coding sequence ATGAGCCTGAGCGCGGAGCGCCTCACCCTGCGCTACGACGACCGCGTCGTGGTCGACGGGCTGTCCGTGCGCCTGCCGCCCGGTCGGATCACCGCGATCGTCGGCCCCAACGCCTGCGGCAAGTCGACGCTGCTGCGCGGGCTCGGCCGGCTGATCGCGCCCGCGGCGGGCCGGGTCCTGCTCGACGGGACCGACGTGCGCGAGCTGCCCGCCCGGGAGCTGGCCCGCCGGCTCGGGCTGCTGCCGCAGTCACCGGTCGCCCCCGAGGGCATCACGGTCGCCGACCTCGTCGAACGCGGCCGCTCGCCCCACCAGGGCTGGTTCCGGGGGCGCTCCGCCGCCGACGACGCGGCGGTCGCCCGGGCCATGACGGCCACGGGGGTCGCCGACCTCGCCGGCCGTCCCGTCGACGAGCTGTCCGGCGGCCAGCGCCAGCGGGTGTGGATCGCGATGGTGCTCGCCCAGGACACCCCGACGCTGCTGCTCGACGAGCCGACGACCTACCTGGACATGGCACACGCGGTCGAGGTCCTCGACCTGCTCGTCGACCGCAACCTCGGCGAGTCCACGACGGTGGCCGTGGTGCTGCACGACCTCGACCTCGCCGCCCGCTACGCCGACCACCTGATCGCGATGCGGGACGGGGCGGTCGTCGCGGAGGGCACGCCCGCCGAGGTCGTCACCGAAGCGATCGTCGAGCAGGTCTTCGGCATCCCGGCGCGGGTCGTCCCCGACCCGGTCTCCGGCACCCCGCTCGTCGTCCCGATCGGCCGGCACCGGGTCACCCCGCCGACGCCCGTGCCGGAGGCCGTCGACGACGCCGACGCCCTTCCCGACGACCGGTGCGGCTTCACCTCCGAGGCCGACCTGCGGGCCGTGGTGGACGACCCGCACCCGCTCGCCGTCACGAAGGTCGGCGACCACGTCGACCCCACCGCCGCCGCGTTCGTCGCTGCGGCGCCGCTCGTGGTGCTCGCCTCGGGCCGGGCCGACGGCGGGCTGGACGTCTCGCCGCGCGGCGACCCGGCGGGCTTCGTCCGCGTGCTCGACGACGGGCGGCGGCTGGTCCTGCCGGAGCGTCCCGGGAACCGACGCATCGACACCCTGCGCAACGTCGTGGAGCGGCCCGGCACGGGCCTGCTGTTCCTGGTCCCCGGGGTCACCCACGTGCTGCGGGTCTCCGGTCGGGCCCGGGTGGTGGACGACCCGGCCGTGCTCGCGCTGTGGGAGGACCCACCGCCGCTGGCGCTCGTCGTCGAGGTGACCGACTGCTTCGTGCACTGCTCACGAGCCCTGACCCGCTCCGAGGTGTGGACCCGCACGGAGCCGGTGGCCGACGTCCCGGGGATCAAGGCCCTCGCCGAGGCCGTGTGGTCGGCGCGGGAGCAGGAGCAGGCCTGA
- a CDS encoding DUF3159 domain-containing protein, with protein MPPAPEAPEAPEEAAEERSPTLLEQMGGVAGVITSAVPVVVFVLVQAVFKNLVASIVAAVASAVAVAIWRLVRGEKVQPALSGLFGVAVCAVIAWRTGEAKGFFLLGIWTSLVYGGVFLVSVLVRRPLVGVLWHLVNGDGQGWRRSPSLLRAYDLATLAWVVVFGARFAVQRWLYDSAYADTWLGWVRLAMGVPLALLAAAVTVWAIRRATEAAKAEAATQDAAPA; from the coding sequence GTGCCGCCGGCGCCCGAGGCCCCCGAGGCGCCGGAGGAGGCCGCCGAGGAGCGCAGCCCCACCCTGCTCGAGCAGATGGGCGGGGTCGCCGGGGTGATCACCTCGGCGGTGCCCGTGGTGGTGTTCGTGCTGGTCCAGGCCGTGTTCAAGAACCTCGTCGCCTCCATCGTCGCGGCCGTCGCCTCGGCCGTGGCCGTCGCGATCTGGCGGCTGGTCCGCGGGGAGAAGGTCCAACCCGCGCTGTCCGGGCTCTTCGGCGTCGCCGTCTGCGCCGTGATCGCCTGGCGCACGGGGGAGGCCAAGGGCTTCTTCCTGCTCGGGATCTGGACGAGCCTCGTCTACGGCGGGGTGTTCCTGGTGTCGGTACTGGTCCGCCGCCCGCTGGTCGGGGTGCTGTGGCACCTGGTCAACGGCGACGGTCAGGGCTGGCGCCGGTCGCCGTCCCTGCTGCGGGCCTACGACCTCGCGACGCTCGCCTGGGTGGTCGTGTTCGGGGCGCGGTTCGCGGTGCAGCGCTGGCTCTACGACTCGGCCTACGCCGACACCTGGCTCGGCTGGGTGCGCCTCGCGATGGGGGTGCCGCTCGCGCTGCTGGCCGCCGCCGTGACCGTGTGGGCGATCCGCCGGGCCACCGAGGCGGCGAAGGCCGAGGCCGCGACCCAGGACGCCGCCCCCGCCTGA
- a CDS encoding OB-fold nucleic acid binding domain-containing protein: MGKSPGFMSRMVKKLTSDVSDLDAADLSAEVERSGCQKASECSGTGEAITVKGRLRSVEICPRDSVATLEAELFDGTDGVTLVWMGRRRIPGIEPGRTLRASGRVAVRDGRKVIYNPYYELQRAP, encoded by the coding sequence ATGGGCAAGAGCCCCGGGTTCATGTCGCGGATGGTCAAGAAGCTCACCTCCGACGTGTCCGATCTGGACGCGGCGGACCTCTCCGCCGAGGTCGAGCGCTCCGGGTGCCAGAAGGCCAGTGAGTGCTCCGGGACGGGCGAGGCGATCACCGTGAAGGGTCGTCTGCGGTCGGTGGAGATCTGCCCGCGGGACTCGGTCGCCACGTTGGAGGCCGAGCTCTTCGACGGGACCGACGGTGTCACGCTGGTGTGGATGGGCCGACGCCGCATCCCCGGCATCGAGCCGGGTCGCACGCTGCGCGCGAGCGGCCGGGTCGCCGTCCGGGACGGTCGCAAGGTCATCTACAACCCGTACTACGAGCTGCAGCGAGCCCCCTGA
- a CDS encoding DUF3710 domain-containing protein: MVATEPARGRHRKGRIAQVPGPGEPAGRRHHQHHGPWDGENAPRDGRLRLDLGSVQLPVPPDATLIAEPDPSGPLRAVHVMVPEGRLTVSAFAAPRTGGLWAELVEELGAQLHNEGATIRRDRGEWGRELVARNGDVVARVVAVEGPRWLLRGVGTGPAQHALTLHTMLRDMVRGTVVVRSPDPLPVRSLLPLEVPDDVPEPFRETLYQTLPTRPRQIAGQDGPVIPMMLPQKADSGTSPGRS; this comes from the coding sequence GTGGTCGCGACCGAGCCGGCGCGCGGACGGCACCGCAAGGGCCGCATCGCCCAGGTGCCCGGCCCCGGCGAGCCCGCGGGCCGCCGACACCACCAGCACCACGGTCCGTGGGACGGCGAGAACGCCCCGCGCGACGGGCGACTGCGCCTCGACCTCGGGTCGGTCCAGCTCCCGGTGCCCCCGGACGCGACGCTGATCGCGGAGCCCGACCCGTCGGGCCCGCTGCGTGCGGTCCACGTCATGGTCCCCGAGGGCCGCCTCACGGTGAGTGCCTTCGCCGCACCGCGCACGGGCGGGCTCTGGGCCGAGCTCGTGGAGGAACTCGGCGCCCAGCTGCACAACGAGGGCGCCACCATCCGGCGCGACCGGGGCGAGTGGGGGCGCGAGCTCGTGGCGCGCAACGGCGACGTCGTGGCGCGCGTGGTGGCGGTCGAGGGACCGCGCTGGCTGCTCCGCGGGGTCGGCACCGGCCCGGCCCAGCACGCCCTGACCCTGCACACCATGCTGCGCGACATGGTCCGCGGCACCGTGGTGGTCCGCTCGCCCGATCCGCTGCCCGTGCGCTCGCTGCTGCCCCTCGAGGTGCCGGACGACGTGCCGGAGCCCTTCCGCGAGACGCTCTACCAGACGCTGCCCACCCGGCCGCGCCAGATCGCGGGCCAGGACGGCCCTGTGATCCCCATGATGCTGCCGCAGAAGGCGGATTCCGGGACGTCGCCCGGGCGTTCCTGA
- the dut gene encoding dUTP diphosphatase: MSELDLVRLDPGLPPPGRAHPDDAGLDLRTTTDVRLAPGERALVGTGVAIALPPGHVGLVCPRSGLAARDGIGLVNAPGVIDAGYRGEIRVCLVNHDPHRAVELHRGDRVAQLLVQRVELPVVRVVDELPGSLRGANGFGSTGSGEDLG; encoded by the coding sequence GTGTCCGAGCTCGACCTCGTCCGTCTCGATCCGGGGCTGCCGCCGCCCGGTCGTGCGCACCCGGACGACGCGGGGCTCGACCTGCGCACCACCACCGACGTCCGGCTCGCCCCGGGGGAGCGGGCCCTGGTGGGGACCGGGGTGGCGATCGCGCTGCCGCCGGGCCACGTCGGCCTCGTCTGCCCCCGCTCCGGGCTCGCGGCGCGCGACGGGATCGGCCTGGTCAACGCCCCCGGGGTGATCGACGCGGGGTACCGCGGGGAGATCCGGGTGTGTCTGGTGAACCACGACCCGCACCGGGCCGTCGAGCTGCACCGGGGCGATCGCGTGGCCCAGCTGCTGGTCCAGCGGGTGGAGCTGCCCGTCGTCCGGGTCGTGGACGAACTCCCGGGGTCCCTGCGCGGGGCGAACGGGTTCGGATCGACCGGGTCGGGTGAAGACCTCGGGTGA
- a CDS encoding DUF3093 family protein: protein MTRAPAPSASPAGLERLRLPWWAWPPSLLVAGLLAAEVHMGFPGVRSWLPYVLLLPLAVLILSRIGRTRVGVAEGADGEREVWAGPAHLPVRFVGRADVVRGESKQRALGPQLDPAAFVLHRPWIASAVRLEVVDPDDPTPYWVVSTRRPERLLAEIRGE from the coding sequence GTGACCCGAGCTCCCGCCCCGAGCGCGTCCCCGGCCGGCCTGGAACGTCTGCGGCTGCCCTGGTGGGCGTGGCCGCCGTCGCTGCTCGTCGCCGGGCTGCTCGCCGCCGAGGTGCACATGGGGTTCCCCGGCGTGCGGTCCTGGCTGCCGTACGTGCTCCTGCTGCCGCTCGCGGTGCTGATCCTCTCCCGCATCGGGCGGACCCGGGTCGGGGTCGCGGAGGGCGCCGACGGCGAGCGCGAGGTCTGGGCCGGGCCGGCCCACCTGCCCGTGCGCTTCGTGGGGCGCGCCGACGTGGTGCGCGGGGAGAGCAAGCAGCGGGCCCTCGGGCCCCAGCTCGACCCGGCCGCCTTCGTCCTGCACCGGCCGTGGATCGCGAGCGCCGTGCGGCTCGAGGTCGTCGACCCCGACGACCCGACGCCCTACTGGGTCGTGTCGACCCGGCGCCCGGAACGCCTGCTCGCGGAGATCCGGGGCGAGTAG
- a CDS encoding DUF4193 domain-containing protein, protein MATDYDAPRRNESDEIGEDSLEELKARRNEAQSAAVDVDETDTAESFELPGADLSGEELTVRVLPKQADEFTCGSCFLVHHRSRLAETRGNAFICRDCAA, encoded by the coding sequence ATGGCGACCGACTACGACGCCCCGCGCCGCAACGAGTCCGACGAGATCGGGGAGGACTCGCTCGAGGAGCTGAAGGCCCGGCGGAACGAGGCGCAGTCCGCGGCCGTCGACGTCGACGAGACCGACACGGCCGAGAGCTTCGAGCTCCCGGGAGCGGACCTCTCCGGTGAGGAGCTCACGGTCCGCGTGCTGCCGAAGCAGGCCGACGAGTTCACCTGCGGCAGCTGCTTCCTGGTCCACCACCGGAGCCGGCTGGCCGAGACCCGGGGCAACGCGTTCATCTGCCGCGACTGCGCGGCCTGA
- the cei gene encoding envelope integrity protein Cei, giving the protein MAASSSLPRAGGYRRRHLLPMALLVIVLAVASILTWVVVFVNSTATSVTSCNAPPSGGGTVEARTALDQTAAAAPSAVAVRVLNGAGQRGQAQLAAVELGELGMPEAAQPDNDPLYPAQDLSCVGQIRYGPDGASAARTLSLVVPCAELVDDGRQGATVDLALGSDFRDITPGAGVNDALKALARGNESGQAVPGTDPASLSTLRDVDCSQ; this is encoded by the coding sequence GTGGCCGCCTCGTCCTCCCTCCCGCGCGCCGGCGGGTACCGGCGGCGGCACCTGCTGCCGATGGCGCTCCTGGTGATCGTGCTGGCCGTCGCCAGCATCCTCACCTGGGTCGTGGTGTTCGTGAACTCGACGGCGACGTCGGTCACCTCCTGCAACGCCCCGCCCTCCGGCGGCGGCACGGTGGAGGCCCGCACCGCCCTCGACCAGACGGCCGCGGCCGCGCCCTCCGCGGTGGCCGTGCGGGTGCTCAACGGCGCGGGACAGCGCGGCCAGGCCCAGCTCGCCGCGGTGGAGCTGGGTGAACTCGGCATGCCCGAGGCCGCCCAGCCCGACAACGACCCGCTCTACCCCGCCCAGGACCTGAGCTGCGTCGGACAGATCCGCTACGGGCCGGACGGCGCCTCCGCCGCCCGCACCCTCTCCCTCGTGGTGCCGTGCGCGGAGCTGGTGGACGACGGGCGACAGGGCGCGACCGTCGACCTGGCCCTGGGGAGCGACTTCCGCGACATCACCCCGGGGGCGGGCGTGAACGACGCGCTCAAGGCGCTCGCGCGCGGCAACGAGTCGGGGCAGGCGGTCCCCGGGACCGACCCGGCCTCGCTGTCCACCCTGCGCGACGTCGACTGCTCCCAGTAG